The following proteins are encoded in a genomic region of Blastopirellula marina:
- a CDS encoding GNAT family N-acetyltransferase, which produces MLRVLEINEPEALSHVRGNWQRLWEATQDATFFQTLEWLQIYWKHFREDKKLRVLLVLDDQRLVGVVPLVVVNESTRLGNMRVLTYPLSDWGTHFSLLAADPQVTLRRALQHIQETPRDWDMLDFRWLAESDLELNLTAGAMADAGYSADQGVWNETVLIDFEGTWDEYLRARSPKLRSDIRRNLKRFEQTNRVTLERYRPQGKLVGDCDPRWDLFRQATRIAEQSWQGHSTTGTTISHRAIRSYIKDCHIAATELGMLDLAILYFEDRPVGFCYNYVSDGRVFGLRRGDAPEARHHGLGTVLTAMLIRDSFDRSDKHLDMGPGSFEAKRRWMTRIATVGRMTHYPLVAPRVQLLRLKHWWKACCDRKSGRLQAVASSKSTVS; this is translated from the coding sequence ATGCTACGCGTATTGGAAATCAACGAACCGGAGGCTTTGTCCCATGTGCGAGGCAACTGGCAGCGCCTTTGGGAAGCCACCCAAGATGCAACCTTCTTTCAAACGCTTGAGTGGTTGCAGATCTACTGGAAACACTTCCGCGAAGACAAAAAACTGCGTGTACTGCTGGTCCTGGATGATCAACGCTTGGTAGGTGTTGTACCGCTGGTGGTGGTCAACGAATCGACTCGCTTGGGCAACATGCGTGTGCTGACTTATCCGCTTTCAGACTGGGGCACTCATTTCAGCTTGTTGGCTGCGGATCCTCAAGTGACGCTGCGGCGTGCACTTCAGCATATTCAAGAGACGCCGCGCGATTGGGACATGCTCGACTTTCGCTGGTTAGCGGAATCCGATTTGGAGCTGAACCTAACGGCTGGGGCGATGGCCGATGCCGGCTATTCCGCCGATCAAGGGGTTTGGAACGAAACAGTCCTGATTGATTTCGAGGGAACTTGGGACGAATACCTGCGAGCGCGAAGCCCAAAGCTTCGTTCCGATATTCGCCGCAACTTAAAGCGTTTCGAGCAAACAAATCGAGTCACATTGGAACGATACCGTCCGCAAGGTAAGTTGGTCGGCGATTGCGATCCACGTTGGGATTTGTTTCGCCAAGCGACCAGGATTGCCGAGCAAAGTTGGCAAGGCCATTCGACGACGGGGACGACGATCTCGCATCGCGCGATTCGCTCTTACATCAAAGATTGCCACATCGCCGCAACGGAACTGGGCATGCTTGATCTGGCGATTCTTTATTTCGAGGATCGACCGGTGGGCTTTTGCTATAACTACGTCTCCGATGGTCGCGTGTTTGGCCTGCGTCGCGGCGATGCGCCGGAGGCCCGTCATCATGGCCTTGGCACGGTTCTGACAGCGATGCTAATCCGTGACAGCTTTGATCGAAGCGACAAGCATCTCGACATGGGACCAGGCTCGTTCGAAGCAAAACGCCGCTGGATGACGCGGATTGCGACAGTCGGCCGAATGACGCACTACCCGTTGGTCGCACCGCGAGTACAACTGTTGCGGTTGAAGCATTGGTGGAAAGCGTGCTGCGATCGAAAATCTGGTCGCCTGCAAGCGGTCGCTAGTTCTAAGAGCACCGTTTCGTAG